A stretch of Acidimicrobiales bacterium DNA encodes these proteins:
- a CDS encoding DUF3516 domain-containing protein — translation FRVMVRNELFRWVELLGRRAYGELVEREGSRDWSSDRLAGAMAPYWDEHDAVGIDATARSGDLFRLDEATVPWSAAQTLADPAGHHDWTIHARVRPDASDEESRAVLDLIEISTQPAP, via the coding sequence CGTTCCGGGTGATGGTCCGCAACGAGCTGTTCCGCTGGGTCGAGCTGCTCGGCCGGCGTGCCTACGGCGAGCTGGTCGAGCGCGAGGGGTCCCGCGACTGGTCGTCCGACCGGCTGGCCGGGGCCATGGCCCCGTACTGGGACGAGCACGACGCGGTCGGCATCGACGCCACGGCCCGGTCCGGCGACCTGTTCCGGCTCGACGAGGCCACGGTCCCCTGGTCCGCCGCCCAGACCCTCGCCGACCCGGCCGGCCACCACGACTGGACGATCCACGCCCGCGTCCGCCCCGACGCCTCCGACGAGGAGAGCCGAGCGGTCCTCGACCTCATCGAAATCTCGACACAGCCGGCGCCATAG